In one window of Zingiber officinale cultivar Zhangliang chromosome 11A, Zo_v1.1, whole genome shotgun sequence DNA:
- the LOC122031417 gene encoding putative invertase inhibitor: protein MMMRQAPAFALAALLLLLLLSAAAHATVESTCKSISNVKYDFCVKTLKSDPSSGTADVRGLAVIATNLSLKNATKIAGKIKHLLKSSQDKAQKESLSTCAELYSNLIDNLDTSLSAIKESRKGDAMTYLSASLDAPGDCEQGFKDTGAKSPLVAEDDEQRQLCGLALGITNLT from the coding sequence atgatgatgaggcaAGCTCCTGCGTTCGCTCTTGccgctctcctcctcctcctcctcctctcggcgGCGGCGCACGCCACCGTGGAGTCAACTTGCAAGTCCATCTCGAACGTCAAGTACGATTTCTGCGTGAAGACGTTGAAATCAGATCCTAGCAGCGGAACCGCCGACGTGCGTGGCCTCGCTGTCATCGCCACCAATCTGTCGTTGAAGAATGCGACAAAGATCGCCGGCAAGATTAAGCATCTGTTGAAGAGCTCGCAGGACAAGGCGCAGAAGGAGAGCTTGTCGACGTGCGCCGAATTGTACAGCAATCTGATCGACAACCTCGACACGTCGCTGAGCGCCATCAAAGAGAGCCGGAAGGGTGACGCTATGACATACCTGAGCGCCAGCCTCGACGCTCCCGGCGACTGCGAGCAGGGGTTCAAAGACACCGGCGCCAAGTCCCCGTTGGTGGCGGAGGACGATGAGCAGAGGCAGCTCTGTGGCCTCGCCTTAGGCATCACCAATTTGACCTAA